Proteins from a genomic interval of Pseudomonas asplenii:
- a CDS encoding GNAT family N-acetyltransferase, protein MEPILELESARLLLRQWRDEDLPEFARMCADPQVMRYFPAALSRLESAALIGRIRGHFAEHGFGLWALERKDTGAFIGLTGLAHVNFDADFTPAVEIGWRLAREHWGLGYASEAAWTALRGAFDRLALEEVVAFTTETNTPSQKVMQAIGMHYDSEADFEHPNLADDHPLRKHVLYRISRDQWLETLHG, encoded by the coding sequence ATGGAGCCGATATTGGAACTTGAGAGCGCGCGTCTGCTGTTGCGTCAGTGGCGCGACGAGGACTTGCCGGAATTCGCCCGGATGTGCGCCGACCCTCAAGTCATGCGCTATTTCCCGGCGGCGCTGAGCCGGCTGGAAAGTGCGGCGCTGATCGGGCGCATCCGTGGGCATTTCGCCGAGCACGGTTTTGGCCTGTGGGCGCTGGAGCGCAAGGACACCGGCGCGTTCATCGGCCTCACTGGGCTGGCCCACGTCAATTTCGACGCCGACTTCACCCCGGCGGTGGAGATCGGCTGGCGCCTGGCTCGCGAACACTGGGGTCTGGGCTACGCCAGCGAGGCTGCCTGGACCGCCTTGCGGGGAGCCTTTGACCGCCTGGCACTGGAAGAGGTGGTGGCCTTTACCACCGAAACCAACACCCCTTCGCAGAAGGTCATGCAGGCCATTGGCATGCATTACGACTCGGAGGCGGATTTCGAACACCCCAATCTGGCCGACGATCATCCTTTGCGCAAACATGTGCTCTACCGCATCAGCCGCGACCAGTGGCTGGAAACCCTGCACGGCTAG
- the tesB gene encoding acyl-CoA thioesterase II, protein MSDVLEDLVDLLTLESIEENLFRGRSQDLGFRQLFGGQVLGQSLSAASQTVEDARHVHSLHGYFLRPGDAGLPVVYSVDRVRDGGSFSTRRVTAIQKGHPIFTCSASFQYDEQGFEHQSSMPQVVGPENLPSELEITRQRAHLIPEHMRDKLLCPKPIEVRPVTEKDPYNPQPADPIKYVWFRADGALADIPALHKYLLAYASDFGLLTTSMLPHGKSVWQKDMQVASLDHALWFHADLRADDWLLYAMDSPWAGNSRGFSRGSVYNRAGVLVASVTQEGLIRHRKDWA, encoded by the coding sequence ATGAGCGACGTGTTGGAAGATCTGGTCGACTTGCTGACCCTGGAATCTATCGAGGAAAACCTCTTTCGTGGGCGCAGCCAGGACCTGGGTTTTCGTCAACTGTTCGGCGGCCAGGTATTGGGCCAGTCGTTGTCGGCGGCCAGCCAGACCGTTGAGGACGCGCGGCATGTGCATTCGCTGCACGGGTATTTCCTGCGCCCTGGCGATGCGGGCCTGCCGGTGGTGTATTCGGTCGACCGCGTGCGGGATGGCGGCAGCTTCAGCACCCGGCGCGTGACCGCGATCCAGAAGGGCCACCCGATCTTCACCTGCAGCGCCTCGTTCCAGTACGACGAACAAGGCTTCGAGCACCAGAGCAGCATGCCGCAGGTGGTCGGGCCGGAGAACCTGCCGTCGGAGCTGGAGATCACCCGCCAGCGTGCGCACCTGATCCCCGAGCACATGCGCGACAAGCTGCTGTGCCCCAAGCCGATCGAAGTGCGCCCAGTGACCGAGAAGGACCCCTACAATCCGCAGCCGGCCGATCCGATCAAGTACGTCTGGTTCCGTGCCGACGGCGCCCTGGCCGATATCCCGGCGCTGCACAAGTACCTGCTGGCCTACGCCTCGGACTTCGGCCTGCTGACCACCTCGATGCTGCCCCATGGCAAGTCGGTGTGGCAGAAGGATATGCAGGTCGCCAGCCTCGACCACGCCTTGTGGTTCCACGCTGACCTGCGCGCCGACGACTGGCTGCTGTACGCGATGGACAGCCCCTGGGCCGGCAACTCCCGGGGTTTCTCCCGTGGCAGCGTGTACAACCGTGCCGGTGTGCTGGTGGCGTCGGTGACCCAGGAAGGGCTGATTCGGCATCGCAAGGATTGGGCATGA
- a CDS encoding TIGR03862 family flavoprotein: protein MTRTAPDTPSRVAIIGGGPAGLMAAEVLSQAGIQVDLYDGMPSVGRKFLLAGVGGMNITHSEPYPAFLSRYAERAPQIAPMLRAFGADELREWIHGLGITTFVGTSGRVFPCDMKAAPLLRAWLKRLRDAGVVIHTRHRWTGWQDGKLVIHSPDGEKLVSAEATLLALGGGSWARLGSDGAWLPLLKQHDVGVAPLQPSNCGFEVEAWSPLLRDKFAGAPLKNVAIGLQHDAMRLGECVITASGIEGSLIYALSAGIREQINQHGSAVIEIDLLPGKTREQLRTALAKPRGSRSMAKHLHSQVGIDGVKAALLRELTDAACFSDPEQLAAAIKTLPLRLVATRPLEEAISSAGGVTFEAMDEQLMLKALPGVFCAGEMLDWEAPTGGYLLTACFASGRVAGKGILEWLRRQP, encoded by the coding sequence ATGACCCGCACAGCCCCCGATACCCCTTCCCGCGTCGCCATTATCGGCGGGGGCCCGGCCGGCCTGATGGCCGCCGAGGTGCTGAGCCAGGCAGGTATCCAGGTCGACCTCTACGACGGCATGCCTTCGGTCGGACGCAAATTCCTGCTGGCCGGCGTCGGCGGCATGAACATCACCCATTCCGAGCCCTACCCGGCTTTTCTCTCGCGTTATGCCGAACGCGCCCCACAGATCGCACCGATGCTGCGGGCCTTCGGCGCCGATGAACTGCGCGAGTGGATTCACGGCCTGGGGATAACTACGTTTGTCGGCACTTCCGGCCGGGTCTTCCCCTGCGACATGAAGGCCGCCCCGCTGCTGCGCGCCTGGCTCAAGCGCCTGCGCGATGCCGGGGTAGTTATCCACACCCGTCATCGCTGGACCGGCTGGCAAGACGGCAAGCTGGTTATCCACAGCCCGGACGGCGAAAAACTCGTCAGCGCCGAAGCAACATTGCTCGCGCTGGGCGGCGGCAGTTGGGCCAGGCTGGGCTCCGACGGGGCTTGGCTGCCGCTGCTGAAGCAGCACGATGTCGGTGTGGCGCCGCTGCAACCGAGCAACTGCGGATTCGAGGTCGAGGCCTGGAGCCCACTGCTGCGGGACAAGTTCGCCGGCGCGCCGCTGAAGAACGTCGCCATCGGTCTGCAACACGACGCCATGCGCCTGGGTGAATGTGTGATCACCGCCAGCGGAATCGAAGGCAGCCTGATCTACGCCTTGTCTGCCGGGATTCGTGAACAGATCAACCAGCACGGCTCAGCCGTCATCGAGATCGACCTGCTGCCCGGCAAGACCCGCGAACAATTGCGCACCGCCCTCGCCAAGCCACGCGGCTCACGCTCGATGGCCAAGCATCTGCACAGCCAGGTTGGTATCGACGGGGTCAAGGCGGCGTTGTTGCGTGAGTTGACGGATGCCGCCTGCTTCAGCGATCCCGAGCAACTGGCCGCAGCGATCAAGACCCTGCCATTGAGGCTGGTGGCGACTCGCCCGTTGGAAGAAGCCATCAGCAGTGCTGGCGGTGTGACATTCGAAGCGATGGATGAGCAGTTGATGCTCAAGGCGTTGCCGGGGGTGTTCTGCGCCGGCGAAATGCTCGACTGGGAAGCGCCGACCGGCGGCTACCTGCTGACCGCCTGCTTCGCCAGCGGGCGGGTGGCGGGGAAAGGGATTCTGGAATGGCTGCGGCGCCAGCCCTGA
- a CDS encoding 3'-5' exonuclease: MERIAVIDFETTGISPSSSCRATEIAVVILEEGRIVDRYQSLMNAGVRVPAFIEQLTGISNAMLRTAAPAEQVMNEVNEFVGITPLLAHNAAFDQKFWDYELSRIKRTRLQNFACSLLLARRLMPSAPNHKLGTLTTYAQLPNTGKAHRAMADAEMAANLLAHMAGELRDRHGLRELSHDLLCKLQKVPAAKVGEHLKRYRGV, translated from the coding sequence TTGGAACGTATTGCGGTCATCGACTTTGAAACCACGGGGATCTCGCCGAGCAGCAGTTGCCGGGCGACGGAAATCGCCGTGGTCATCCTGGAAGAAGGGCGCATTGTCGACCGTTACCAGAGCCTGATGAATGCCGGCGTGCGTGTGCCGGCGTTCATCGAACAACTGACCGGCATCAGCAACGCCATGTTGCGCACGGCGGCGCCTGCCGAGCAGGTGATGAACGAGGTCAACGAATTTGTCGGCATCACGCCTCTGCTGGCGCACAACGCGGCGTTCGACCAGAAGTTCTGGGACTACGAACTGTCGCGTATCAAACGCACCCGGCTGCAGAACTTCGCCTGCTCGCTGCTGCTGGCGCGCCGCCTGATGCCGTCGGCGCCTAACCACAAGCTCGGCACCCTGACCACTTATGCACAGCTGCCGAATACCGGCAAGGCGCACCGGGCCATGGCCGATGCCGAGATGGCGGCGAACCTGCTGGCGCATATGGCGGGGGAGTTGCGTGACAGGCACGGGCTGCGGGAATTGTCCCATGACCTGCTGTGCAAACTACAGAAGGTGCCGGCGGCGAAGGTGGGGGAGCATTTGAAGCGGTATCGGGGTGTCTGA
- a CDS encoding DUF2076 domain-containing protein produces MNSEEQTLIDGLFSRLQQAEKDSAPRDALAEARIKEHLTRQPAAPYYMTQSILVQEHAIKSLDEQNKQLQAQVQQLQAELQQARSQGSAPAASSGGFLSSLFGGGSREQAPAPAPSSSGSGWREPARPAFNAPPQQNYNSQPNYAPQQAPAAAPIGSGFLGGALKTAAGVAGGVMLAEGISSLFHHNQQPSQVIEEIIEPSPMSNNDGWGGNNGGGWNDEPRMANNDSWGNNDQGGFLDSDDSSFSDDDSYV; encoded by the coding sequence ATGAATAGCGAAGAGCAAACCCTGATCGATGGACTGTTTTCACGGTTGCAACAAGCCGAAAAGGATTCAGCCCCGCGTGACGCCCTGGCCGAAGCGCGGATCAAGGAGCATCTGACGCGCCAACCGGCTGCGCCGTACTACATGACTCAATCGATTCTGGTGCAAGAGCACGCGATCAAGAGTCTCGACGAGCAGAACAAGCAACTCCAGGCCCAAGTCCAGCAACTTCAGGCTGAACTGCAACAGGCCCGTTCCCAGGGCTCGGCACCGGCAGCGAGCAGCGGCGGGTTCCTGTCGAGCCTCTTCGGTGGTGGCAGTCGCGAGCAGGCCCCGGCCCCCGCACCGAGCAGTTCCGGCAGCGGTTGGCGTGAGCCTGCACGGCCGGCCTTCAATGCGCCGCCGCAGCAGAACTACAACTCGCAGCCCAACTACGCACCGCAACAGGCCCCTGCGGCAGCGCCGATCGGTAGCGGGTTCCTCGGTGGCGCGTTGAAAACCGCTGCTGGCGTTGCCGGTGGTGTGATGTTGGCCGAAGGCATCAGCAGCCTGTTCCATCACAACCAGCAACCCTCGCAAGTCATCGAGGAAATCATCGAGCCCAGCCCGATGAGCAACAACGATGGCTGGGGTGGTAATAACGGTGGCGGCTGGAACGACGAGCCGCGCATGGCCAACAACGACTCCTGGGGCAATAACGACCAGGGCGGTTTCCTCGACAGCGACGACAGCTCTTTCTCTGACGACGATTCCTACGTCTGA
- the yedA gene encoding drug/metabolite exporter YedA, whose amino-acid sequence MPVPRRFPLPLIGAFFALYFIWGSTYLAIRIGVESWPPLLMAGVRFVIAGALLYAYQRWRGVPAPTWQQWKAAAVIGVLLLTVGNGAVTLAEHMGVASGIAALTVATVPLFTLLCGYFWGGRATRLEWAGIVLGLIGIGLLNMGANLQGSPLGAGLILLAAASWSFGSVWSKHLPLPPGGMASAAEMLVAGVVLLLASFARGERLTHMPSVEGWAVMAYLVFFGSIIAFNAYMYLLKHVRPAAATSYAYVNPAVAVLLGILFADEHIGWPECMAMAVIISAVVLIGLPQWRKPKEA is encoded by the coding sequence ATGCCTGTCCCTCGCCGCTTTCCGCTACCGTTGATCGGTGCTTTTTTCGCGTTGTATTTCATCTGGGGCTCGACCTATCTGGCGATCCGAATTGGCGTCGAGTCGTGGCCGCCGCTGCTGATGGCTGGTGTCCGCTTCGTCATCGCCGGCGCCCTGCTGTATGCCTACCAGCGCTGGCGCGGCGTGCCGGCGCCGACCTGGCAGCAGTGGAAGGCCGCGGCGGTGATCGGTGTGCTGTTGCTGACCGTCGGCAACGGTGCGGTCACCCTCGCCGAGCACATGGGGGTCGCTTCGGGGATCGCCGCGCTGACGGTCGCTACCGTACCGTTGTTCACCCTGCTGTGTGGCTACTTCTGGGGCGGGCGCGCCACCCGCCTGGAATGGGCCGGCATCGTGCTCGGGCTGATCGGCATCGGCCTGCTCAACATGGGGGCCAACCTGCAGGGCAGCCCGTTGGGCGCCGGCCTGATCCTGCTGGCGGCGGCCTCCTGGTCGTTCGGTTCGGTCTGGAGCAAGCACCTGCCGCTGCCGCCCGGAGGCATGGCAAGTGCGGCAGAGATGCTGGTGGCGGGTGTCGTATTGCTGCTGGCGAGCTTTGCCCGGGGGGAGCGGCTGACCCACATGCCGTCCGTCGAAGGTTGGGCGGTCATGGCCTACCTGGTGTTCTTCGGCTCGATCATCGCCTTCAACGCCTACATGTACCTGCTCAAGCATGTGCGCCCGGCGGCGGCCACCAGCTATGCCTACGTCAACCCGGCGGTGGCGGTGCTGCTGGGCATCCTGTTCGCCGACGAGCACATCGGCTGGCCCGAGTGCATGGCCATGGCGGTGATCATCAGCGCCGTGGTGTTGATCGGTTTGCCGCAGTGGCGCAAGCCGAAAGAGGCCTGA
- a CDS encoding HAD family hydrolase gives MSLAEVRHWVFDMDGTLTVAVHDFAAIRVALSIPPEDDILTHLAALPADEAAAKHAWLLEHERDLALGSQPAVGAVELVRELAGRGYRLGILTRNAGELAHVTLEAIGLADCFAVEDVLGRDDAPPKPHPGGLLKLAEAWDVAPSEMVMVGDYRFDLDCGRAAGTRTVLVNLPDNPWPELTDWHAEDCAALLRML, from the coding sequence ATGAGCCTGGCCGAGGTGCGTCACTGGGTGTTCGACATGGACGGCACCCTGACCGTCGCCGTGCATGACTTCGCGGCGATTCGCGTGGCACTGTCGATTCCGCCGGAAGACGACATCCTCACTCACCTGGCGGCGCTGCCGGCTGATGAAGCGGCGGCCAAGCATGCCTGGTTGCTGGAGCATGAGCGTGACCTGGCGCTGGGCTCGCAACCGGCGGTGGGTGCTGTGGAACTGGTGCGCGAACTGGCCGGACGTGGTTATCGCCTGGGTATCCTGACGCGCAATGCCGGCGAGCTGGCCCATGTCACGCTGGAAGCCATTGGCCTCGCCGACTGCTTTGCGGTCGAGGATGTGCTGGGGCGCGACGATGCTCCGCCGAAGCCGCATCCGGGCGGCCTGCTGAAACTGGCCGAGGCCTGGGACGTGGCGCCGAGCGAGATGGTGATGGTGGGTGACTACCGCTTCGACCTCGACTGCGGCCGTGCGGCCGGCACTCGCACGGTGCTGGTGAACCTGCCGGATAACCCGTGGCCGGAACTGACGGACTGGCATGCCGAGGATTGTGCGGCACTGCTGCGGATGCTGTAG
- a CDS encoding DEAD/DEAH box helicase: MTFATLGLIEPLTRALDSLGYKEPTPVQAQAIPAVLAGRDLMAAAQTGTGKTAGFALPLLQLLAMEGPKVAANSLRALILVPTRELAEQVHESVRQYAEHLPLSTYAVYGGVSINPQMMKLRRGVDVLVATPGRLLDLFRQNALKFNQLQTLVLDEADRMLDLGFQEELGNIYRALPKKRQTLLFSATFSDAIRLLAGQTLDNPLSIEVSPRNVAASTVKQWVVTVDKKRKSELFVHLLRKNKWKQVLVFAKTRNGVDQLVEKLQGLGISADGIHGDRPQATRQRALDSFKQGEVQILVATDVAARGLDIEDLPLVVNLDLPIVAEDYVHRIGRTGRAGATGEAISLVCADEVNLLSAIETLTRQPLKRHDEAGFEPDHRVPDTDAAGNVVKKPKKPKKPKESGGGKRNLGRWVDSGEKPEDVAPPVKPVRKVPAFNTGPRKRKP, from the coding sequence ATGACATTCGCCACTCTTGGCCTGATCGAACCCCTGACCCGCGCCCTGGACTCCCTTGGCTACAAGGAGCCGACGCCGGTTCAGGCCCAGGCCATTCCCGCCGTACTGGCTGGCCGCGACTTGATGGCCGCAGCCCAGACCGGCACCGGCAAGACCGCCGGTTTCGCCCTGCCATTACTGCAACTGCTGGCCATGGAAGGACCCAAGGTCGCCGCCAACTCGCTGCGCGCACTGATTCTGGTGCCGACCCGCGAACTGGCCGAACAGGTCCATGAGAGCGTTCGCCAGTACGCCGAACACCTGCCGCTGAGCACTTATGCGGTGTACGGCGGGGTCAGCATCAACCCGCAGATGATGAAGCTGCGCCGCGGCGTCGACGTGCTGGTGGCGACTCCGGGACGTTTGCTCGACCTGTTCCGGCAGAACGCCCTCAAGTTCAACCAGTTGCAGACCCTGGTACTCGACGAAGCCGACCGCATGCTCGACCTGGGTTTCCAGGAAGAGCTGGGCAACATCTACCGGGCCTTGCCGAAAAAGCGCCAGACCCTGCTGTTCTCGGCGACCTTCTCCGATGCCATCCGCCTGCTGGCCGGGCAGACCCTGGATAACCCGCTGAGCATCGAGGTCAGCCCGCGCAACGTCGCGGCCAGCACCGTCAAGCAGTGGGTGGTGACGGTCGACAAGAAGCGCAAGTCGGAACTGTTCGTGCACCTGCTGCGCAAGAACAAGTGGAAGCAGGTGCTGGTGTTTGCCAAGACCCGCAACGGCGTCGACCAGTTGGTGGAGAAACTCCAGGGCCTGGGCATCAGCGCCGACGGTATCCATGGCGACCGGCCGCAAGCCACTCGCCAGCGCGCGCTGGACAGTTTCAAGCAAGGTGAGGTGCAGATCCTGGTGGCGACCGACGTCGCGGCCCGGGGCCTGGATATCGAAGACTTGCCGTTGGTGGTCAACCTCGACCTGCCGATCGTCGCCGAGGACTACGTGCACCGGATAGGCCGTACCGGACGCGCCGGTGCCACGGGCGAGGCGATTTCCCTGGTGTGTGCCGATGAAGTGAACCTGCTGTCGGCGATCGAGACTCTGACGCGCCAGCCCCTCAAGCGCCACGACGAAGCGGGCTTCGAGCCTGATCACCGGGTGCCGGACACCGACGCGGCGGGCAACGTGGTGAAGAAACCGAAGAAGCCGAAGAAACCCAAGGAGTCGGGCGGCGGCAAGCGCAACCTGGGGCGTTGGGTGGACAGTGGCGAGAAGCCGGAAGATGTGGCGCCGCCGGTCAAGCCGGTGCGCAAGGTGCCGGCGTTCAATACCGGGCCGCGCAAGCGCAAGCCCTGA
- a CDS encoding LabA-like NYN domain-containing protein, whose protein sequence is MKKIAVFADVQNLYYTVRQAYGCHFNYAALWADIRQRGEIVEAYAYAIDRGDSKQQQFQQILRNLGFTVKLKPYIQRSDGSAKGDWDVGITIDIMDAAPNVDEVVLASGDGDFDLLLERIIGKHGVEAVAYGVPGLTANSLIRAASRYVPIEGALLLKN, encoded by the coding sequence GTGAAGAAAATCGCAGTGTTCGCCGATGTGCAGAACCTCTACTACACCGTCCGCCAGGCCTACGGTTGTCACTTCAACTATGCCGCCCTGTGGGCCGATATCCGCCAACGCGGGGAGATCGTCGAGGCGTATGCCTATGCGATCGACCGGGGCGACAGCAAGCAGCAGCAATTCCAGCAGATCCTGCGCAACCTGGGCTTCACGGTGAAACTCAAACCGTACATCCAGCGCAGCGACGGTTCGGCCAAGGGCGACTGGGACGTGGGCATCACCATCGACATCATGGACGCCGCGCCGAACGTCGACGAAGTGGTGCTGGCTTCCGGCGATGGCGATTTCGACCTGCTGCTTGAACGCATTATCGGCAAGCACGGAGTCGAGGCGGTGGCCTATGGCGTGCCGGGGCTGACGGCCAACTCGCTGATTCGCGCAGCGAGCCGCTATGTGCCGATCGAAGGCGCGTTGCTGCTGAAAAACTGA
- a CDS encoding histone deacetylase family protein → MPLPLIYHDDYSPEFPPEHRFPMDKFRLLRDHLVDSGLTRDQELLRPDLCPVDILALAHDRDYIERYRAGELSREDQRRLGLPWSEALARRTIRAVGGSLLAAKQALEHGLACHLAGGTHHAHYDHPAGFCIFNDLAVISRYFLESGRVGRVLIFDCDVHQGDGTARILEDTPEAITVSLHCEKNFPERKAQSDWDIPLPMGMGDADYLRVVDDALNYLLPLYQPDLVLYDAGVDVHKDDALGYLKLTDEGVAARDEKVLRHCLGRDIPVVGVIGGGYSKDRLALARRHGILHHSAQRVWKSSGCH, encoded by the coding sequence ATGCCGCTGCCGCTGATCTATCACGACGACTACAGCCCCGAGTTCCCGCCGGAGCATCGTTTTCCCATGGACAAGTTCCGCCTGCTGCGCGATCACCTGGTCGACAGCGGCCTGACCCGTGACCAGGAACTGCTGCGCCCGGACCTCTGCCCTGTGGATATCCTCGCCCTGGCACATGACCGTGACTATATCGAGCGCTACAGGGCCGGCGAGTTGTCCCGCGAAGACCAGCGCCGCCTCGGCCTGCCCTGGAGCGAAGCCCTGGCCCGGCGCACCATACGGGCAGTGGGCGGCTCGCTGCTGGCCGCCAAACAGGCCCTGGAACACGGCCTGGCCTGCCATCTGGCCGGCGGTACCCACCATGCCCACTACGATCATCCGGCAGGTTTCTGCATCTTCAACGACTTGGCGGTGATCAGCCGCTATTTCCTTGAAAGCGGACGCGTAGGTCGCGTCCTGATCTTCGACTGCGACGTCCATCAGGGCGACGGCACTGCCCGCATCCTTGAAGACACGCCCGAGGCCATTACGGTTTCCCTGCACTGCGAGAAAAATTTCCCCGAGCGCAAGGCCCAGAGCGACTGGGACATTCCCTTGCCCATGGGCATGGGTGATGCCGACTACCTGCGGGTGGTGGATGACGCGCTCAATTACCTGCTGCCGCTGTATCAGCCGGACCTGGTGCTGTATGACGCCGGCGTCGACGTACACAAGGACGATGCCCTGGGCTACTTGAAACTGACCGACGAAGGCGTTGCGGCCCGCGATGAAAAGGTCCTGCGTCATTGCCTGGGGCGGGACATTCCGGTGGTCGGAGTGATCGGCGGCGGCTACAGCAAGGACCGCCTGGCCTTGGCGCGGCGCCATGGGATCCTGCATCACAGTGCGCAACGGGTGTGGAAGTCATCAGGCTGTCATTGA
- a CDS encoding type II toxin-antitoxin system RelE family toxin — protein sequence MGAEYSVEWDPKALKELRSLDTALRLQLLRKLEERRHAPRVQSDALHGLKDCYKIKLRAAGYRLVYRVEDERIVVVVLAIGKRERSAVYEQARKRT from the coding sequence ATGGGCGCTGAATACAGTGTTGAATGGGATCCCAAGGCCTTAAAGGAGCTGCGTAGCCTGGACACGGCTCTTCGATTGCAATTGCTGCGCAAACTGGAAGAGCGTCGGCATGCACCACGCGTGCAAAGTGATGCACTACATGGGCTTAAGGACTGCTACAAGATCAAGTTGCGCGCAGCAGGATACCGACTCGTCTACCGTGTCGAAGATGAACGAATCGTCGTTGTCGTACTGGCGATAGGCAAACGAGAGCGTAGCGCCGTGTATGAGCAGGCCAGGAAACGCACTTGA
- a CDS encoding type II toxin-antitoxin system Phd/YefM family antitoxin, giving the protein MQSVLSKMVVSVSELKKNPSAVLNGAGGEPVAVLNHNRVMGYMVPADVFEALMERLDDLELAQLARERIEANETPVQISLDDLIAEAQADLEDGR; this is encoded by the coding sequence ATGCAAAGCGTTTTGAGCAAGATGGTTGTCAGCGTCTCCGAGCTCAAGAAGAATCCGTCCGCCGTGTTGAATGGCGCAGGGGGAGAACCTGTGGCCGTGCTCAACCATAACCGTGTCATGGGTTACATGGTACCTGCTGACGTGTTCGAAGCACTAATGGAGCGACTGGATGACCTGGAACTGGCTCAATTGGCCAGAGAGCGCATCGAAGCCAATGAAACGCCAGTGCAGATCTCTTTAGACGATTTGATTGCTGAAGCTCAGGCCGATCTCGAAGATGGGCGCTGA
- a CDS encoding YciC family protein codes for MTPFTVLRDSFYFFRRNLGRIALLCLPLVVLETVLQQLLDNAIGPDAPPIYDLLAGLVVYPLYTAALILFLDARTRGEAPSNRVLLAAALTLWPRMALLAATTTVAIVLGLSLFFLPGIWLTVVLAFAEYRLVLNRSEPLRALKESFMLCRGNFWLTFTCILCVMAPLWLLKGISANLYPEPQNPLLTLVIDSAHSFLQLFTSVVLFRLYMLLSEKADRH; via the coding sequence ATGACTCCGTTCACCGTATTACGCGACTCCTTCTATTTCTTCCGCCGCAACCTGGGGCGGATCGCCCTGCTCTGCCTGCCCCTGGTGGTGCTCGAAACGGTGCTCCAGCAACTGCTGGACAATGCCATCGGCCCCGACGCCCCGCCCATCTACGACCTGTTGGCCGGGCTGGTGGTGTACCCGCTGTACACCGCGGCGCTGATCCTGTTCCTGGATGCCCGTACCCGAGGAGAAGCGCCCAGCAACCGCGTGCTGCTGGCCGCCGCCCTGACCCTGTGGCCGCGCATGGCCCTGCTGGCCGCGACCACCACCGTGGCAATCGTGCTGGGCTTGTCGTTGTTCTTTCTGCCCGGTATCTGGCTGACCGTGGTCCTGGCCTTCGCCGAGTACCGGCTGGTGTTAAACCGGAGCGAGCCGCTGCGGGCGTTGAAAGAGAGCTTCATGTTGTGTCGCGGGAATTTCTGGCTAACCTTCACCTGCATTCTCTGCGTCATGGCGCCGCTGTGGCTGCTCAAGGGGATCAGCGCCAACCTGTATCCGGAGCCGCAGAATCCGCTGCTGACCCTGGTCATCGACAGCGCCCACAGTTTTTTACAACTTTTCACCAGCGTCGTACTGTTCCGGCTATATATGCTGCTCAGCGAAAAAGCTGACCGGCACTAA